In Thauera aromatica K172, one DNA window encodes the following:
- the smpB gene encoding SsrA-binding protein SmpB → MSIIDNRKAHHDYFIEERHEAGIVLEGWEVKAIRAGRANIKESYVVIRSEEIFLFGMHIAPLTTASSHVGHDPTRTRKLLLHKKEIARLIGKVERAGYTLVPLDLHYVKGRIKLEIGLAKGKKLHDKREDEKKKDWEREKQRLMRVKA, encoded by the coding sequence ATGAGCATCATCGACAACCGCAAGGCCCACCACGACTACTTCATCGAGGAAAGGCACGAAGCCGGGATCGTCCTCGAGGGCTGGGAAGTCAAGGCCATCCGTGCCGGCCGTGCGAACATCAAGGAATCCTACGTCGTCATCCGCAGCGAGGAAATATTCCTGTTCGGCATGCACATCGCACCACTCACGACGGCATCGAGCCACGTCGGCCACGATCCGACGCGAACCCGCAAGCTGTTGCTGCACAAAAAAGAAATTGCCCGCCTGATCGGCAAGGTCGAGCGGGCGGGCTACACCCTGGTCCCGCTCGACCTGCACTACGTCAAGGGCCGCATCAAGCTGGAGATCGGCCTTGCCAAGGGCAAGAAACTGCACGACAAGCGCGAAGACGAGAAGAAAAAGGACTGGGAGCGCGAAAAGCAGCGCCTGATGCGGGTCAAGGCCTGA
- a CDS encoding YIP1 family protein yields MTMNLMQFPQMLVSTHAGWDEVERLRPEMGTMFLRLVLPLSLLPPLMIVYASTAVGAHVFPDASHETWLLAAMFFFIAEHLSVPLMAGSIRQASIAKGASGNLHDAYMVASISPVPLWLSSLALFLDQPWLVVMFALLALAASGVLIHHGVRRLLRVREDLDATDMAVQVTSLGVLAWLLLVVVGVLPLWLL; encoded by the coding sequence ATGACCATGAACCTGATGCAATTTCCACAGATGCTGGTTTCGACTCATGCCGGCTGGGATGAGGTCGAGCGTCTCCGGCCGGAGATGGGCACGATGTTCCTGCGCCTGGTGCTGCCGCTGTCCCTGCTGCCGCCGCTGATGATCGTGTACGCATCCACCGCTGTCGGCGCGCACGTGTTTCCCGATGCCAGCCATGAAACCTGGCTGCTGGCGGCGATGTTTTTCTTTATCGCCGAGCATCTCAGCGTCCCCCTGATGGCGGGCTCGATCCGCCAGGCTTCGATCGCCAAGGGAGCGAGCGGCAACCTGCATGATGCCTACATGGTGGCGTCGATCTCGCCGGTGCCGCTGTGGCTGTCGTCGCTGGCGCTGTTTCTGGACCAGCCCTGGCTGGTGGTGATGTTCGCGCTGCTGGCGCTGGCGGCGTCGGGCGTGCTGATTCATCACGGGGTGCGGCGGCTGCTGCGGGTGCGCGAGGATCTCGATGCCACCGATATGGCGGTGCAGGTGACCAGCCTCGGTGTGCTGGCGTGGCTGCTGCTCGTCGTCGTCGGCGTACTGCCGCTGTGGCTGCTGTAA
- a CDS encoding MarR family winged helix-turn-helix transcriptional regulator has product METQLEKAEFETLADFRYQLRKFLRFSELLTRRHGITNLQYLLLLQIKGFPGRDWAQVGELAERLQAHQHGVVSLISRCEKLGLVERRPGREDRRAVEVHLTAAGEALVARIADRHRQELKELEGVFHGVVTHLH; this is encoded by the coding sequence ATGGAAACCCAACTCGAAAAAGCGGAATTCGAGACACTCGCCGACTTCCGCTACCAATTGCGCAAGTTCCTGCGTTTTTCCGAACTACTGACCCGCCGCCACGGCATTACCAACCTGCAGTATCTTCTGCTGCTGCAGATCAAGGGCTTTCCCGGCCGCGACTGGGCCCAGGTCGGAGAATTGGCCGAGCGCCTCCAGGCCCACCAGCACGGCGTGGTGTCGCTGATTTCCCGCTGTGAAAAACTCGGCCTGGTAGAACGCCGGCCGGGGCGTGAAGACCGCCGTGCGGTCGAAGTCCACCTCACCGCCGCCGGAGAAGCCCTGGTGGCCCGCATTGCCGATCGTCACCGCCAGGAGCTGAAGGAGCTCGAAGGCGTGTTCCACGGAGTGGTCACTCATCTGCACTGA
- the guaB gene encoding IMP dehydrogenase codes for MRVIQKALTFDDVLLVPAHSTVLPRDVSLQSQVTRRIRLNIPLVSAAMDTVTESRLAIALAQEGGIGVVHKNLTPAEQSAEVHKVKRHESGILKDPITIAPTMTVGEAIALQRQHRFSGVPVVAGGKVVGIVTNRDTRFETRLDQQVSAVMTPQDRLVTVREGASLDEARELLRVHRLERVLVLNDAGELCGLITVKDMMKATEHPLAAKDEQGRLRVAAAIGVGEGTEERAERLADAGVDMIVVDTAHGHSQGVLDRVSWVKQRFPQIEVVGGNIATADAARALVDAGADGVKVGIGPGSICTTRIVAGVGVPQITAIDNVANALAGTGVPMIADGGIRFSGDIAKAIAAGADVVMLGGLFAGTEEAPGETVLFQGRSYKSYRGMGSLGAMQKGAADRYFQDENTGNIDKLVPEGIEGRVPYKGPVTAVIHQLIGGLRASMGYLGSADIPTLHAKAQFVEISSAGMRESHVHDVQITKEAPNYQIS; via the coding sequence ATGCGAGTGATCCAGAAGGCGCTGACCTTCGATGACGTCCTTCTCGTTCCTGCCCACTCCACGGTTCTTCCGCGCGATGTGAGCCTGCAGAGCCAGGTCACGCGCCGTATCCGCCTCAACATTCCGCTGGTGTCCGCGGCGATGGACACCGTCACCGAAAGCCGCCTTGCGATCGCGCTAGCGCAGGAAGGCGGCATCGGGGTGGTGCATAAGAACCTGACTCCGGCCGAGCAGTCCGCTGAGGTGCACAAGGTCAAGCGCCACGAGTCCGGAATCCTCAAGGATCCGATCACGATCGCCCCGACAATGACGGTCGGCGAGGCGATCGCGCTGCAGCGCCAGCACCGCTTTTCCGGCGTGCCGGTGGTCGCCGGGGGAAAGGTGGTGGGAATCGTGACCAACCGCGATACCCGCTTCGAGACCCGGCTCGACCAGCAGGTGTCCGCGGTCATGACGCCGCAGGACCGCCTGGTCACCGTGCGCGAAGGGGCGAGTCTGGATGAAGCGCGGGAACTGCTGCGCGTGCATCGCCTCGAGCGCGTGCTGGTCCTGAACGACGCCGGAGAGCTGTGCGGGCTGATCACGGTCAAGGACATGATGAAGGCCACCGAGCACCCGCTCGCCGCCAAGGACGAACAAGGCCGGCTGCGGGTGGCGGCCGCGATCGGCGTTGGCGAAGGTACCGAAGAGCGCGCCGAGCGCCTCGCCGATGCGGGCGTCGACATGATCGTGGTCGATACCGCGCACGGCCACTCGCAGGGCGTGCTCGACCGCGTGAGCTGGGTGAAGCAGCGCTTTCCGCAGATCGAGGTGGTCGGCGGCAACATCGCCACTGCGGATGCCGCGCGCGCACTCGTCGATGCCGGGGCCGATGGCGTCAAGGTCGGCATCGGCCCCGGCTCGATCTGCACCACGCGCATCGTCGCGGGGGTCGGCGTGCCGCAGATCACCGCGATCGACAACGTCGCCAACGCGCTGGCCGGCACCGGTGTGCCGATGATCGCCGACGGCGGCATCCGCTTCTCGGGCGACATCGCCAAGGCGATCGCGGCCGGGGCCGACGTGGTCATGCTCGGCGGCCTGTTCGCCGGTACCGAGGAAGCGCCGGGCGAGACCGTGCTGTTCCAGGGACGTTCCTACAAGTCCTACCGTGGCATGGGTTCGCTCGGAGCGATGCAGAAAGGGGCAGCCGACCGTTACTTCCAGGACGAGAACACCGGCAACATCGACAAGCTCGTACCCGAGGGCATCGAGGGCCGGGTCCCCTACAAGGGGCCGGTCACTGCCGTGATCCATCAGCTCATCGGCGGGCTGCGCGCCTCCATGGGCTATCTCGGCAGTGCCGACATCCCGACCCTGCACGCCAAGGCGCAGTTCGTCGAAATCAGCTCGGCAGGCATGCGCGAATCCCACGTCCATGACGTGCAGATCACCAAGGAAGCGCCCAACTACCAGATCAGCTGA
- a CDS encoding type II toxin-antitoxin system RatA family toxin: MADVKKLVLIEFTPAQMFGLVDRCEDYPSFLPWCGGAEVHVRTDTLTAATIHINYHGIKAHFSTENTKRYPAEMKLRLTDGPFTHLDGHWLFTALSDTACKIEFSLHYQFSSKLLEKVLGPVFNHIANTFVDSFVKRAGQVYGRG; the protein is encoded by the coding sequence ATGGCCGACGTCAAGAAGCTGGTACTGATCGAATTCACTCCCGCGCAGATGTTCGGGCTCGTTGATCGCTGCGAGGACTATCCCTCGTTTCTGCCTTGGTGCGGCGGCGCCGAGGTCCACGTGCGAACCGATACGCTGACCGCGGCCACCATCCACATCAACTATCACGGCATCAAGGCGCATTTCAGCACGGAAAACACCAAGCGCTACCCGGCCGAAATGAAGCTGCGCCTCACCGACGGGCCGTTCACCCACCTGGATGGGCACTGGCTATTCACTGCGCTCAGCGATACGGCCTGCAAGATCGAGTTCAGCCTGCACTACCAGTTTTCCAGCAAGCTGCTGGAAAAGGTGCTGGGGCCGGTGTTCAACCACATCGCCAACACCTTCGTCGATTCTTTCGTGAAGCGTGCCGGGCAGGTCTACGGAAGGGGATGA
- the guaA gene encoding glutamine-hydrolyzing GMP synthase, protein MAHQKILILDFGSQVSQLIARRVREQQVYCELHPFDVSDEFVRGFGAQGVILSGGPNSVYEAEDWRAPQAVFELGVPVLGICYGMQTMASQLGGKVESSATREFGYAEMRARGHSKLFEGIEDRTNAEGHGLLDVWMSHGDKVTELPPGFKVIGSNESTPIAAMADEARRFYGVQFHPEVTHTIKGKEIIARFVHDICGCGYDWNMPDYIAEAVEKIREQVGGEEVILGLSGGVDSSVAAALIHRAIGDQLTCVFVDHGLLRLNEGRMVMEMFAGRLHAKVVHVDASGQFMGHLKGVTDPEQKRKIIGREFVEVFQAEAGKLPNAKWLAQGTIYPDVIESGGAKSKKAHTIKSHHNVGGLPETLGLKLLEPLRDLFKDEVRELGVALGLPHDMVYRHPFPGPGLGVRILGEVKQEYAELLRRADAIFIDELRAADWYDKTSQAFAVFLPVKSVGVMGDGRTYEYVVALRAVETQDFMTAHWAELPHSLLGKVSSRIINEVRGINRVVYDISGKPPATIEWE, encoded by the coding sequence ATGGCTCACCAGAAAATCCTCATCCTCGACTTCGGTTCCCAGGTCTCCCAGCTCATCGCCCGCCGGGTGCGCGAGCAGCAGGTGTATTGCGAACTGCATCCGTTCGACGTGTCGGACGAGTTCGTGCGCGGCTTCGGCGCCCAGGGGGTGATCCTGTCCGGCGGGCCGAACTCGGTCTATGAAGCCGAAGACTGGCGCGCGCCGCAGGCGGTGTTCGAGCTCGGCGTTCCGGTGCTGGGCATCTGCTACGGCATGCAGACGATGGCTTCGCAGCTCGGCGGCAAGGTTGAAAGCTCGGCCACGCGCGAGTTCGGCTACGCCGAGATGCGCGCCCGCGGGCACTCGAAGCTGTTCGAGGGCATCGAGGATCGCACCAATGCCGAAGGCCATGGCCTGCTTGACGTGTGGATGAGCCACGGCGACAAGGTCACCGAACTGCCGCCCGGCTTCAAGGTCATCGGCAGCAACGAATCCACTCCGATCGCGGCGATGGCCGACGAGGCGCGCCGCTTCTACGGCGTGCAGTTCCACCCGGAAGTCACGCACACGATCAAGGGCAAGGAGATCATCGCCCGTTTCGTGCACGACATCTGCGGCTGCGGCTACGACTGGAACATGCCCGACTACATCGCCGAGGCGGTGGAGAAGATCCGCGAGCAGGTCGGCGGCGAGGAGGTGATTCTCGGCCTGTCGGGCGGCGTCGACTCTTCCGTCGCGGCCGCGCTGATCCATCGCGCGATCGGCGATCAGCTCACCTGCGTGTTCGTCGATCACGGCCTGCTGCGCCTGAATGAAGGCCGCATGGTCATGGAGATGTTCGCCGGCCGGCTCCACGCCAAGGTGGTCCATGTCGATGCCTCCGGACAGTTCATGGGGCATCTGAAGGGCGTCACCGACCCCGAGCAGAAGCGCAAGATCATCGGCCGCGAGTTCGTCGAGGTGTTCCAGGCCGAGGCCGGAAAGCTGCCCAACGCGAAGTGGTTGGCGCAAGGGACCATCTACCCCGATGTGATCGAGTCCGGCGGCGCCAAGAGCAAGAAGGCGCATACCATCAAGAGCCACCACAATGTCGGCGGCTTGCCCGAGACCCTCGGCCTGAAGCTGCTCGAACCGCTGCGCGACCTGTTCAAGGACGAAGTCCGGGAACTCGGGGTGGCGCTCGGCCTGCCGCACGACATGGTCTACCGCCATCCTTTCCCCGGCCCCGGCCTGGGCGTGCGCATCCTCGGCGAAGTGAAGCAGGAATACGCCGAGCTGCTGCGCCGTGCCGATGCGATCTTCATCGACGAGCTGCGCGCGGCCGACTGGTACGACAAGACCAGCCAGGCCTTCGCCGTGTTCCTGCCGGTGAAGAGCGTGGGCGTGATGGGCGACGGTCGCACCTACGAATACGTCGTCGCGCTGCGTGCGGTGGAAACCCAGGACTTCATGACCGCGCACTGGGCGGAGCTGCCGCACAGCCTGCTGGGCAAGGTCAGCAGCCGCATCATCAATGAAGTCCGCGGCATCAACCGCGTCGTGTATGACATCTCGGGCAAGCCGCCGGCGACGATCGAGTGGGAATGA
- a CDS encoding RnfH family protein, whose protein sequence is MGAMVHVEVVYALPQRQELVQVRVPEGATVRDAITASGLLEKYPEIELERRNKLGIFSRLVRADAEVRDRDRVEIYRPLIADPKAVRKKRADEGKVMKKGGGSAESES, encoded by the coding sequence ATGGGCGCGATGGTCCACGTCGAAGTGGTGTATGCGCTGCCGCAGCGCCAGGAGCTGGTGCAGGTCCGTGTGCCCGAAGGCGCGACCGTACGCGATGCGATCACGGCTTCCGGCCTGCTCGAAAAATATCCCGAGATCGAACTGGAGCGGCGGAACAAGCTGGGTATTTTCTCCCGTCTGGTCAGGGCGGATGCGGAAGTGCGCGATCGCGACCGGGTCGAGATCTACCGGCCGCTGATCGCCGACCCCAAGGCGGTGCGCAAGAAGCGGGCGGACGAAGGCAAAGTGATGAAGAAAGGCGGCGGCTCCGCCGAGAGCGAGAGCTGA